A single window of Nomascus leucogenys isolate Asia chromosome 18, Asia_NLE_v1, whole genome shotgun sequence DNA harbors:
- the CARTPT gene encoding cocaine- and amphetamine-regulated transcript protein, translating into MESSRMRLLPLLGAALLLMLPLLGTRAQEDAELQPRALDIYSAVDDASHEKELIEALQEVLKKLKSKRIPIYEKKYGQVPMCDAGEQCAVRKGARIGKLCDCPRGTSCNSFLLKCL; encoded by the exons ATGGAGAGCTCCCGCATGAGGCTGCTGCCCCTCCTGGGCGCCGCCCTGCTGCTGATGCTACCTCTGTTGGGTACCCGTGCCCAGGAGGACGCCGAGCTCCAGCCCCGAGCCCTGGACATCTACTCTGCAGTGGATGATGCCTCCCACGAGAAGGAGCTG ATCGAAGCGCTGCAGGAAGTCTTGAAGAAGCTCAAGAGTAAACGTATTCCCATCTATGAGAAGAAGTATGGCCAAGTCCCCATG TGTGATGCCGGTGAGCAGTGTGCAGTGAGGAAAGGGGCAAGGATCGGGAAGCTGTGTGACTGTCCCCGAGGAACCTCCTGCAATTCCTTCCTCCTGAAGTGCTTATGA